The genomic DNA CCCACCCCTATAAACAAGGTCACGAGATTCTCAAAGCTTATATTCGTCCGCCCATGGGAAGGCAGGAGATTCACATCCACCAGTGCGGATTTTTTCTCTTCAAGAGGTGTAGAAAGCGTGGCATTTTTTGGGGAGGGTGGTGCAACCTGCGGCTCAGGACGAAGGAGTGGCGGGGAAGGTGCCATAAGAGGGGCGGGTACGGGAGCGATTGGCGGTGCAGATGAAGGCGGCGGAGTGGGCAGTGATGGTGATTTTTGTTCTGCTTTTTGCGGTAATGCTGGTGCAGAGGGTAATGGCAGTTTTGGTTTCCGGGTAAAAAATTTATGTACAAACATCGCCAGAGGGTTTGGCGGCGCAGGGCGGGGGGAGCGGGGAGGAGGCGGAAGCTTTATTTTGCGGATAGGCTCTTCTGGTTCAGGGACAATGCGCAGCGCAGGGATTGGATGTGTTTTTTTAGATGTGGGACGGCGCAAATCCTGAAAAAATTTTTTCAGGATTTGCATAAACGGCACAGATTTATGCACGTTCGGATACTTTAAATCAATCTCCTGCTTCGTGGGGAGACGGCGCCGAGGCTTGCCTTTCTCTGATTGGGGAGCGAGAAAATCAATGTCGTCGAACATGGGGAACGAAACTCAAAACGCAAATCTTAAAACTCAAACCTATTGAGATCCGACGCAACGTCGGATTGAAATACCTAAGTTTTGACATTTGAACTTTGACATTTGACATTTCACGATATCTCCCTCATCGCCAATCCTATGGCGACGGAAAAACGAGGCCCGAGCTCTTCGAGCGCAGGACGAAGTTCAGTCGGATAAATCACGCGCGCCCACGGATCGCCTACGAATACCTTGATGGAGAGCAGGCGCGAAAGATAATCAGACAAACCCGGCAGAAACGCCGACCCTCCGGTAAGGATAATCTTTGAAACATGCCCAATGCCCTCCTGGGAACGATAAAGATCGAAACAATATTTCAGTTCATTAATGATGGGATTGATGCTTGATTCAATGGTCTTCAAAATGCCGCCGTCTCCCTGGCTGGTAAAGCCAATATCCCTCTTAAACTGTTCTGCGCGCAAGGTGTCCACTCCCAGGCTCCCTGCTATCATCTTGGTGATGGAGTTTCCGCCCACGTCCACGCTCCTGTTAAGAAGAGGAATCCCCTTCTCTGCCACGATAATATTCGAGGTGAGCGCCCCAATATCGACAATCATGATAGGATTGGGGTCATTCCCCACGAGCGACCGCTCAAGCGCAAATGACTCCGTCTCGAGCCCTGTGAGCTCCAAACCCACCGCTTTAAAAAGCGCGACGTAGCGTTCCACCAAATTTTTCGGCGCGGCGGTAAGCAAAATACGGACATTTACTTGCTTCTCTTCAATCTTCATTTGTGCCGATGCATTCCCTTCCCGCGGCGCAGGATCCTTTGGCGCGGAGGGAGATAAAAGAGGAGGAGGAGGAGAGGGAGGCTTGCTTCCCTCAGGCAATACTTTCCAATCAATGATCATTTCATCAATGGGGAGCGGCACAATCTTCTTCGCTTCCCACTGCACCGCTTGAGCAAGATCCTTCTGCGACATCTGCGGCAAGCTCATGATGGAGCTGAAGACTGAATAATTCGGGAGCGCGGCAACTGTTTTTTTCGTGGCGGTCTTTGCTTTCTCAAGCACTGCCTCAAGAAGGCTGATGACCTGCTTCTTCATCTCCTCGGAATTTGCTTTCACAAGGTCAGTTGATTGTTCAACGAAACCGTAGGTGATTAAACGCGCCCGACCGCGCTCATTCATCAATTCCACCACTTTTATGTTCGCAGAACTGATATCTACGCCCAAATAATGCTCATGATTCGCAAATAACCCCATATTTATATATAATAATC from Patescibacteria group bacterium includes the following:
- the pilM gene encoding pilus assembly protein PilM is translated as MGLFANHEHYLGVDISSANIKVVELMNERGRARLITYGFVEQSTDLVKANSEEMKKQVISLLEAVLEKAKTATKKTVAALPNYSVFSSIMSLPQMSQKDLAQAVQWEAKKIVPLPIDEMIIDWKVLPEGSKPPSPPPPLLSPSAPKDPAPREGNASAQMKIEEKQVNVRILLTAAPKNLVERYVALFKAVGLELTGLETESFALERSLVGNDPNPIMIVDIGALTSNIIVAEKGIPLLNRSVDVGGNSITKMIAGSLGVDTLRAEQFKRDIGFTSQGDGGILKTIESSINPIINELKYCFDLYRSQEGIGHVSKIILTGGSAFLPGLSDYLSRLLSIKVFVGDPWARVIYPTELRPALEELGPRFSVAIGLAMREIS